CACAAAGCTAGGCCCTTATGTTTTTGGTAGTTTTCTTTTTATGCTCTGGCGCGGGGAGGCGTGAGAGCACAGCGACTCAATTCACCAGCGTTCAAATCTCCGTACGAATCTCCTCTCTATTTTCCAGAACGTGAAAAATTTCGAACCTCCTCTTTATCAATATCAGATCTTCAATttctgaaaagaaaaaaaatagatcttcaaagctcttgccATGCTTTTGGTGCGAATATATAGCTCGATTGGTTGGGTTCCAAAATTTTTCCTACCAAATTATGGGCATACCAAAATATTGACATACCAAATTTATTTATCAAAATATGGACAAAAATAACAATTGGTTGGGTGCCAAAATTTTGACCATCAATTGGTTCAATGTCAAAATACAAGTACAGCCAAATTATGAGCGAGTTGCACATTGCCAATTTAAGTCATGCTAACTTTTTAAAAATTAACCAAATGAATGCCAAAATTTATAGGCATATTCATACTTTGGCAGGAACATTTTGGCACTCAACCAAATCATGCCCATAATTTAAGCGCGAGCGCTTAGAAACTAGCAGCTTCTGTTTAAATTGGGCCGCAGCCCACCAGGCGAAATGTCGTCAGGGAGATGACTTGTAAGCCCGATTTGAAGTGGGCCGGCCTAGTAAACGCGCTGCAGAAGCGCTTCTACTGCTGCTAGGCAACCAGGGGGTCACCTGCAAAACCCTTGCGCCGCTGAGCTGAGGTCCCGTCTCCCGTCGCCGCCGGGTGAGCGCCGCCCATCCCGTcccacgccgcctccgcctTCAGTTCACCCTCCAAGCAGGCGCTGCCGCACGAGGGATCCGGTCCGTCTTCAAGGGGGGAGATAGTCTCTTCCGCCGGGGGGAGCCGAGATGAAGCCGGTGGTGGGGATCGTGGTGTCGAACAAGATGCAGAAGTCGGTGGTGGTAGCGGTGGACCGCCTCTTCCACCACAAGGTGTACAATCGCTACGTCAAGCGCACCTCTAAGTTCATGGCGCACGACGAGGCCGACGCCTGCAACATCGGCGACCGGGTCGGTAACCTCACAGCCCCCATCGGCCCGtctcaagccctcccctccgtTTCTGATTTCGTGTGCCTGCGAATCGCGATGCCTGTTTCGATTAGACTGGAGAGGATTCGTTATTCGGTTCTACTGTTGCGGCCCGGTAGCTGGGATTAGTGGGATTAGAGTTATAGTTTGGCTAATTCATTTAGCGGAAGCGACCTTAAGCTCCTTTGCTGAATCTATGTATGTTACATGAAAGGGGGATAGAAATGAATGCATTGCTACCATTTCCTATATGCTGTAGCCAAATTTCCCTTTCGGCTACTGGATTAGATATCCTAGGTTGGTTGGGCACCCCCGTGTTATTTATCAATATTCATTATGTATCTGGAAAAATTAGATGAGTTGGTGTATGCGGATGTTATTGCCCATTTTTGTACCAGCGATCTATGTACCGGTAGGCTTGACTATTTGAATGAGCTCTGATGGGAAACAACAGCTAAAGGGTCAATAGGATGCCACTCTTTTAGTTATGCTTCTATATTTTTCCTGTTCCAATGGTGAAAGATGTTGCTTACACCTTTTTTGATGTCATTCCAATTGGATAGTTAGGTGAATCATTTGTACACATACGATGAAGTTGGGCATGCTTGTGAGGCATGATGTGGAGTTTGAGTAAGCTAGGTATCGTACtggagaaaaaaaggaaaaatctAATCTAGGGTAAAAGAAATTTAGACAACTTACCCACAGGAGAAAGTTTACAGCACTGGTTCCTTGGAGTTTTCTAGGATCCATGTGTTTTAACCACTAGATTTGAATATTCTTATCGTCTGTTAGACAATTTCCATGTGTTTTGACCCTCAAACTTAGATGCGACTGTTTTGATTTTGAATGTCTGTGACCACTTTGGGCAAAGGACATTGTTTATAGTGTGATTTATCCTATTATTTTCAGTCGATGCAATTTTTTTTGATAATGTTAAGTAGTAAGTACTACAACATACTTATTCAACCAGTTCAGTTCTTTTTTGCTTTATCCGCTTTCCCCAACACCAGACCTGAATGATGCTTTCCCTGACAGTCATTCTTAGATCCTCAAAAAGCTATATTTACTTTACATTGTAATTATTGAGAATTTACAGAATAAAAAAATCCAGTCGCTCCTTGCTTTCTTGATATAACTATGACATTGGGCTTAACTAGTTGCATTGCATATGATATTCCTTTTTACCGTTCTGTCCACCTGCTTACTGGGACTAATGTGCCTTTGCACTATTATTCTGTATATTAGTTTAGGTTAGGTTTGATCCTTTGTACTTGCAAGAAATTAGTTTTCTCTTCCAGTAACTTTTTGGCTGGATTATTTCAATTCAGGTTAGGCTGGATCCTTCCAGGCCCTTGAGCAGACATAAGCACTGGGTTGTTGCTGAAATTCTTCGCAGAGCTAAGATGTATGTTCCGCCATCTGCAACAGCATCCAGTGAAAATGATACCAAGGCTCAACAGTCTGGCGCTGCTACCAAATGATCCGCCTTTAGTTCCTTTGAGGCAAAGACACAGTTGCCAATTTTTTTTCTGTGTGTTTGTTAACTTGTGGAATGTGCATGCAATGTTTAATCCATAGAAGAAATAACATGGCATCCATCATTTTTGCTGGACTCAGTTTGCTCTGTAGCGCCCTTTGTTTAATGGCAGCCAATGAGGATGCAATTACCAGAATCAGTAAGACCAATGTATTCATGATTCCTTCACTTCCGAGATTCTCTGTTTTTGGCATTTACATGTATGGTTGGCAGTCTCGGCTTTGTGGTTCCATCCCATACTGAAATGGGCAAGGCCAGAAGGTTCCTCCGTTTTGGCGTTTGCATCTATGGTTGGCAGCCTTGTCTTTGTGGTTCCATCTGAATATCTGATACTGAAATGGGCAAAGGCCAGAAGGCACGGAAGAGCAAAATCCAAAATACTTGTAGAGTTGTCTTTGTGAAATAACTTCATGTTGGTATGAATCAAGGGTTCCTTCTAACTGAACTTACTGCTGCTGCATCTGTGTAAACTGGTCGTTTTTGCCGTGTGCGCTAGCAGGCATGGCAATGTGAATGCGGATATCCGAAATATCCGATATGCGTATCCGCTTAAACATCAGTATGGATATCCGTATTTAAATTTAATGTGGTAATAAAGTGGATATATCTGAATTCGATTTTTATTGTTTTCCTCTATCCGATTCCACATCCGTATTCGATAATATCCGACACTATCCGAATCCGTTTTTAGTAGAAGAAGTCATATTTATTTTTCATAACCAATGttattaatttttataataAAGTTATAAGAAGATTAAGTTTACTGGTAAATATTCTTGTTTTATCTATTTATCTTATTTTATCTATTTATGGGTGAAATTACttttataatttttattatatattaatttaaaatgtttatatatttattaaaaatatatttttatttctagttttattttttatatatttatttattaaaataTTTGTTGATAAATAAGCTATTTTTGACCCTCTATCTTTGTTATATTATCATACTTTAGTTTGTACATATATAATAATTTTATATTCTAAAACTATTAATAAAAAATTGCTAAATGTTATCCTATATATTGAGTAAATATCCGAATTTGAATCCGAATCCGAGGCATCCATTTTGCATTCGTATTTGGGAATATCCGAATTCATATCCGTATTTGGGTTAAAATACGGTAAAAAGTACTATCTGAATCCGATTCCATGCGTATCCGATCCGTTTCCATCCTACGTAGTACTGCATGTGAACAGTCGGTCTCCTGCCTTGTGCCTTGTTTGCTGTAGAGTGTTCGAAGGCTCCATTCCGAagggctaaactttagtcccgtcacatcaaagagaatcttatcatttaggtgtattaaataaaatttgttcacaaaactttttgcacatatgggtgctaattcgcgagacgaatttaaTAAGCCTAATTAATATATAATTTGCAACAttctacagtaaccatccgctaatcatggattaatatatCTTATTAGATTCATTAGATTCATCTAGTGAATTAGCCCAtgagttctgcaattagttttgtaattagatatTATTTAATACTCTAAATGATAGATTCTTTTTGATATAATAGGGCTAAAATATAACAAGGCTAAAGTTTATACATCTGGAACCAAACACCCTCTGAATTCATGGAGATTCTGCTATCATTATTCGGAAAGTAGACATCCTTTTATGTCGGATTGAGCCAGAAGCGTTTCCCTGCCCAAGATCATTTACCAACGATCCCCCACTTGTTTTGAACTCACAACTCTACCACCTCTTAAGCAAGAACACGTTCACTAAACTCATCTCATGTCAAGAGTGCATAAACAATACAATAGTGTACATGCTGAACAATTGATACATCTAAATGTTTACATCGGGAGCTTATTCATCAGCCGTCATCTCTAGACTTATTCATGGGTACACACATAATGGATTTACTTGCGGTCACAAATAATCAGGGATGCACACAGACAcacagaagaacaagcaagagcaTCACTGTATCGGCACGGCATCTAGCTTGCTCACGGCTCACTTGCCGTGCCCATTGCCGGCGTAGGAGCCGGCTCGAGACCCAGCGTAGGAgcccgcgccagcgccgccgtACGGGCCACCGCCAGACCCAGCGTACGAGCCAGCCTCGGAGCCCGCGTACGAGCCCGCTCCTCCGCCGTTGGAGCCTGCGTACGAGCCGGCGTTGGAGCCTGCGTACGACCCGGCACCAGGGCCCCAGTGCGGGCCGGCGCCGGAGCCAGCGTACGAGCCGGCCTCGgagcccgcgcccccgccgttAGAACCAGCGTACGAGCCGGCGTTGGAGCCCGCGTACGAGCCAGCGCCTCCGCCGTTGGAGCCAGCGTGCGAACCAGCGTTGGACCCCGCGTACGAGCCCGCCCCTCCGCCGTTGGAGCCTGCATACGAGCCGGCGTGGGAGCCCGCGTACGACCCCGCGCCGCCGGACCCGACGTTCGAGCCCGAGCTTGACCCGGACCAGGACCCCGAACCGGAGCCCGACCCTGAGCCAGAGCCGGAGTACGACCCAGACCCTGACCCGGACGCggaccccgagccgccgccgccgccgccgccgccgatgccgatgccgatCCCCGAGCCGATGCCGAGGCCGCCGCCTACTCCGACCCCcagcccaccgccgccgccgaggctgACGCCCAGGTCCTTCCGCGCAATGTGGCGGCTCTCAGCCGCGGCAACcaacgccgccaccaccaccgctacGACGACGGCCTTCGTGCGCGCCATCGTCTCGTGCTCGTGCTCCCACGCCGCCGCGAGATCGGACCGAGGCCGGCCGGTGCTAGCTGTTACAAATGCGCCTGCCTCACGGCGGAGACGGGTCAGTCTGGGACGCGCTTCAGCTAGCTCTGGGTGAGGGATGGATCGATGCGGAGATGGCGGGGGTTGCCTGCCGGTATTTATAGGAACGCGGGGGCGCGACACGACGACGCGGCGCGGGTCAGTGGGCTTGGAGTGGTGGCGCGAGCTcgtggcgccggccggccggtcgagGCCGCTCGGCCGCTAGCTGCTGCAGGTGTAGTGGAGCAGTGCGGTCGCGCAGATCGGCCGGCCTTTCCGCGCGCCGAGCGACACGTGCGGCCTTGGAGGGTCCGACGAGGGCCTCTTGGGGCGTGCGGATGAGCGGCGGCGAGTTGCTCCATGTAGCTTGCTTCCCAGGCAGCAATGGTTGAGTGGATTCGCTGTGCAGAGACGGTGTGATGCGAGCAATCGGCTTTGGAAAGATTGGAAGAAGGTTCGAGAAAGCCAATCAAAACATTCTTGCTATCCATTCGggagaaaaaaagagaaagccAATCAAGCCCGTGCCATTCTGTTGGTGGGTGCGTGATTGATTGACTGGCTACTGCAAGCCTGCTGGCAGCAGCATTGATCTTGAGCTAGTGCTGGTCGTTTTCATTTGTCAACCCTTGAAGTGTTGGCAGCAAGCATTAGTGCCTTCAGTCGTGCGCATTTCACCTTCCCGTATGGATCGACCAACATGCGGTTTCGCTGGGCTCCAGCTTTGTAGGTGACGGCGCGGTACACGTATTCTAATAAAATCTAGCATATTGTCGTAATACGGAGTATAACACTACCAAACTCCATGTTTATATGCTTAATAATTTATACTAGAATTTAATTTTCTTCTTAGATTTTATGATTAAGGGCCATTGAAACGCCTCGAAATTTACTAATGTTTTGTTCAAGGATTTTTCCTACATGTTTGATTTCTCTCGCCTTctaatttttttttgtttattcTATCTTTTATGTCAACAAGAACTCTAAGATTTTCTTGCATGCCATATTTTCTTTTTCATTTCGTAGTTTTCTCCAAGTTTTCCTAAGTTTTATTTGCTCTCTATATTTATTGCTTTCTTCACTTCCAAGTCAAAGTTCACATAGATTATTTTTTTACCATGAACTATGCCAGGCAAAATGCCGACTTGAACTATAATTGCAATATGCAAGTTTTGTCACACAAGATTTGTGTGAAGGGGATACAACAGGAGTTGTGCGAGGCTATATTACATCAACAAAGTTCACATAGTATTTGAAACCCTATCATGTTCATTTATTTTTGTACTCACTATGTGGCTCGAAATGTAATTTGAAAATGTAAAAAGTTTAAGTCAACAAGAATTAGTCAAATTATACACACATATATAGCTCTCAAAAACTTTATCTATTTTCAATGTATTCGTTTTTCACATATCTTTAGAAACTATACTGATTATTTGGAATTGGTAATATATTATAATGAAATTACTGGTCAAGATATACTTTTAGATACTTTACAATCTCACCATGCTATAGAAAACGAATGGATGGAGTAATTTGAACCTTGACCTCATTTATACTACTTATTTTGGCGGCATACTggttttttcttcttcctttttaaACAACATTGGTTGCAGTCGGGGTTTTTTTATAAGGTTGGTTGCATCTTGCAACGTGCGCTTATGTTGGTGGTTCATAAATAAGCATGATTTGTCCACTTGTATGCGTGTGCTCCCATAATTTGGCATATCAGTAGGCATCACCGCTGGGTTGCAGTGGTTACATGGTAACTCGGGGTGCCCCCACACGTGCATGAATATGGGTCGCGGCAAGTGCATAAATTGTAAAATTTTGATCCTAATAACAAATTTCTTGTTTGACGCTAGGTGCATCTACACAACGCGAGACGGTTTTCTTTTTAATTTCCATACTATTCTTTTTCTATAGAGGATCATCATTGGTATTCTTTTTATTATATATAACATATATATGGTGGGTATCCACTCGGACATGCTGTCAACTCCCATCTAGGTCTCTTAATTAGATACTCATTCAACTTTAACATCTTACGGGGAAGTATAGCAACCTTCATACTTATTTGCCAAATTATTCATTCACATAAATGTTTGCAGCGATAGGCATCCGCTAGCACCTTATTCTTCATTATTTGACAAATGGGCACATCACTAGACTTATTCATGGGTAATCTCGTACAAGCTAACTGGTTAGTACAACAGAGTGTAGAGCTCTCCTGTCCTGGCACGCTGCATCCAAGCAAGCTCACTTGCCATGCCCGCTGCCTGCGTATGAGCCGGCTCCTGACTCCGCGTACGAGCCCGCTCTGGATCCGGCCGGTGACGACCCCGCGCCGGACCTGGACGAGCCGGACCCTGGTCCCGAGCCGGAGCCGGAGTAGGACCCGGATCCCGACCCGGACgcagagccgccgccgccgccgacgccgacaCCGATCCCTGAGCCGACACCCAGTCCGCCACCCGTGCCAACCCCCAGGCCCCCACCGGTgccaacgccgccgccggtgccgaccCCGACCCCGCcgttgccgccgccgcggaggccgACGCCCAGGTCCTTCCGGGCAATGTGGCGGCCCTCAGCCGCGAGAAGGGATGACGCCATCACCGCGACGCCGAGGACGGCGATGGCCTTCGCGGAAGCCATCGTTCCGAGCGGGCACGCCGTGAGATGAGATCCAACAGCGCCGGACACCTCCTCGCTGCAACCAAGGCTCCTACCGCGCGCTTCTTCTCGGTGGCGACTGGCGGCGGCCCTGGTGAGCTTCttgcgtcgtcgtcgtcgtcgtctaaCTCACTCGATCTCCGCGAGACTGCGATCGATGCGGAGATGGCGTGGTTGCGAGCCGTCTATTTATAGGGCGCGGGTGAAGACTGAAGAATCGAAGACGACAGCACGCGCACGCGTCGCGGTTAGTGGGTTTGGATTGGTGGCGCGAGCTCGTGGCGTTGGCAGGCTAAAGCTAGCCGTTGCGGTAGTGGAGCGAGGCCGTCGCGCGGATTGGCAGACGTTCCGTGCGCCGCTCGACACGTGCGACGTTCGAGCTCCGAGGTCGTCGTAGCTCGGTGCATGCGGATGAGCCGTGGCTACTGGCCAGTTGATCCATGTAACTAGCCTTCTCTAGCAGTAGCACCGCTTGATTGGTCAGA
The Panicum hallii strain FIL2 chromosome 6, PHallii_v3.1, whole genome shotgun sequence genome window above contains:
- the LOC112896363 gene encoding keratin, type I cytoskeletal 9-like, whose amino-acid sequence is MASAKAIAVLGVVAVVVAALVAAAESRHIARKDLGVSLGGGGGLGVGVGGGLGIGSGIGIGIGGGGGGGGSGSASGSGSGSYSGSGSGSGSGSGSWSGSSSGSNVGSGGAGSYAGSHAGSYAGSNGGGAGSYAGSNAGSHAGSNGGGAGSYAGSNAGSYAGSNGGGAGSEAGSYAGSGAGPHWGPGAGSYAGSNAGSYAGSNGGGAGSYAGSEAGSYAGSGGGPYGGAGAGSYAGSRAGSYAGNGHGK
- the LOC112896366 gene encoding uncharacterized protein LOC112896366 → MKPVVGIVVSNKMQKSVVVAVDRLFHHKVYNRYVKRTSKFMAHDEADACNIGDRVRLDPSRPLSRHKHWVVAEILRRAKMYVPPSATASSENDTKAQQSGAATK